From a region of the Coffea arabica cultivar ET-39 chromosome 3e, Coffea Arabica ET-39 HiFi, whole genome shotgun sequence genome:
- the LOC113734843 gene encoding uncharacterized protein, giving the protein MASSKNLLFLIGVLFALVLHISSDATAADQKSVNTTGVHDASSGEVHQDSISEDRCRHGCCHWYHGRCQRCCQTAEETPEATSGDEDTVTADRCRHGCCRWYHGHCQRCCPPAEETPEHRCRHGCCRWYHGHCQRCCPPAEETPEHRCRHGCCHWYHGHCQRCCPPAEETCRHGCCHWYHGHCQRCCQPTEATSGDEVKN; this is encoded by the exons ATGGCATCTTCAAAAAATTTGCTCTTTCTTATTGGTGTTCTCTTTGCACTTGTGCTCCATATTTCCTCTGATGCAACAGCTGCAG ATCAGAAGAGCGTGAATACCACTGGTGTCCACGATGCCAGTTCAGGCGAGGTTCATCAGGATAGCATAAGCGAAGATCGTTGCAGACATGGTTGCTGCCACTGGTACCATGGACGCTGCCAAAGATGCTGTCAAACTGCCGAGGAGACCCCTGAAGCCACATCTGGAGATGAGGATACCGTAACCGCAGATCGTTGCAGACATGGTTGCTGCCGCTGGTACCATGGACATTGCCAAAGATGCTGTCCACCTGCTGAGGAGACCCCTGAACATCGTTGCAGACATGGTTGCTGCCGCTGGTACCATGGACATTGCCAAAGATGCTGTCCACCTGCTGAGGAGACCCCTGAACATCGGTGCAGACATGGTTGCTGCCACTGGTACCATGGACATTGCCAAAGATGCTGTCCACCTGCTGAGGAGACTTGCAGACATGGTTGCTGCCACTGGTACCATGGACATTGCCAAAGATGCTGTCAACCTACTGAAGCTACATCCGGAGATGAGGTCAAAAATTAA